A DNA window from Impatiens glandulifera chromosome 7, dImpGla2.1, whole genome shotgun sequence contains the following coding sequences:
- the LOC124909788 gene encoding lignin-forming anionic peroxidase-like, with amino-acid sequence MTSPTPPMLVSILFFISLFIGSNSLSTTFYDNTCPNALTTIRTSIRQAVSRERRMAASLIRLHFHDCFVQGCDASVLLDENTTPASERNAIQNQNSARGFNVIDAAKAQVEQICPGIVSCADILAVAARDASVAVGGPTWNVKLGRRDSTTANLDEAKRDLPLFTSTLREHIENFNKKGLNERDMVALSGSHTIGQAQCVTFRDRIYNGTNIDDNFARTRQRRCPNNQQDGNGNLAPLDLVTPNSFDNNYFKNLIQRKGLLQSDQILFSGGSTDNIVTEYSRDRAKFSDDFASAMVKMGDIKPLTGQNGIIRRVCSNLN; translated from the exons ATGACTTCACCCACCCCTCCCATGCTTGTTTCCATCTTGTTCTTTATATCCTTATTCATTGGGAGCAACTCCTTGTCTACCACCTTTTACGATAATACTTGTCCAAATGCTCTTACTACCATACGAACATCCATCAGACAAGCTGTATCTCGCGAGCGTCGCATGGCAGCATCCCTTATTCGCCTACATTTTCACGATTGTTTTGTACAG GGATGTGATGCTTCTGTCTTACTCGATGAAAACACAACCCCCGCGAGTGAGAGAAACGCAATACAAAACCAAAATTCTGCTAGGGGATTCAATGTTATTGATGCGGCCAAGGCTCAAGTCGAGCAAATATGTCCTGGAATTGTTTCATGTGCGGATATACTTGCCGTAGCTGCGAGAGATGCTTCAGTTGCC GTGGGTGGTCCAACATGGAATGTAAAACTTGGAAGAAGAGACTCCACCACTGCAAATTTAGACGAAGCTAAAAGAGATCTTCCATTATTTACAAGCACCCTGCGTGAACATATTGAAAACTTCAACAAGAAAGGTCTCAATGAAAGAGATATGGTGGCCTTATCGGGTTCGCACACCATTGGACAAGCCCAATGTGTCACTTTTCGAGACAGAATATACAACGGAACAAACATTGATGATAATTTCGCAAGAACTCGACAACGTCGATGTCCTAACAACCAACAAGATGGCAACGGGAATCTGGCACCTCTTGACTTAGTCACACCTAATTCTTTTGACAACAACTACTTCAAGAATTTAATTCAAAGAAAGGGTCTTCTCCAATCCGATCAAATATTGTTTAGCGGTGGTTCTACCGATAACATTGTGACAGAATATAGTCGCGACCGTGCAAAATTTAGTGATGATTTTGCATCAGCTATGGTGAAAATGGGAGACATCAAACCGCTCACAGGACAAAATGGGATCATTAGAAGGGTGTGTAGCAACTTGAATTAA